The proteins below come from a single Salinilacihabitans rarus genomic window:
- a CDS encoding SDR family oxidoreductase, giving the protein MSERDPEVLLTGFPGFLGSALIERLVARGDGPIACLVQPAYRERAERRAAEIAGPDDDRIRLYEGDITEPDIGLDGLDDLASVREVYHLAAVYDLAVDPALGEAVNVRGTEHVLDVAETLDVERFQYVSTCYVSGRYDGVFTEDHLREGQTFNNHYEETKYRAEVAVQERMAEGLAATIYRPAIVVGDSETGETEKYDGPYYLLRLLLAQPRPLATSFALPGASDAELNVVPRDFVVDAIAHLSGREDAAGEVYQLCDSAPLPVPAFVDALAEAAGRRTVSVPTTKGLARAATARLAERGLPAEPATIDYLDHPTRYACPNTRRALAGTGIECPPFESYVDDLVAFVREHPDVGDEAMV; this is encoded by the coding sequence ATGAGCGAGCGTGACCCCGAAGTCCTGCTCACGGGCTTCCCGGGCTTCCTCGGCTCCGCGCTGATCGAACGACTGGTCGCCCGCGGCGACGGCCCGATCGCCTGCCTCGTCCAGCCGGCCTACCGCGAGCGCGCCGAACGCCGAGCGGCCGAGATCGCCGGCCCCGACGACGACCGGATCCGGCTGTACGAGGGCGACATCACCGAGCCCGATATCGGACTCGACGGGCTCGACGACCTCGCCTCCGTCCGCGAGGTCTACCACCTCGCGGCGGTCTACGACCTCGCGGTCGACCCCGCCCTCGGCGAGGCCGTCAACGTCCGGGGCACCGAGCACGTCCTCGACGTCGCCGAGACCCTCGACGTCGAGCGGTTCCAGTACGTCAGCACCTGCTACGTCAGCGGCCGCTACGACGGCGTGTTCACCGAGGACCACCTGCGGGAGGGCCAGACGTTCAACAACCACTACGAGGAGACGAAGTACCGGGCGGAGGTCGCGGTTCAGGAGCGGATGGCCGAGGGGCTGGCCGCGACGATCTACCGGCCCGCGATCGTCGTCGGCGACAGCGAGACCGGCGAGACCGAGAAGTACGACGGGCCGTACTACCTGTTGCGCCTGCTGCTCGCCCAGCCGCGGCCGCTGGCGACCTCGTTCGCGCTGCCGGGGGCGAGCGACGCGGAGTTGAACGTCGTCCCCCGGGACTTCGTCGTCGACGCCATCGCCCACCTGAGCGGCCGCGAGGACGCCGCCGGCGAGGTCTACCAGCTCTGTGACTCCGCGCCGCTGCCGGTGCCGGCGTTCGTCGACGCCCTCGCCGAGGCCGCGGGCCGCCGGACGGTCTCGGTGCCGACGACGAAGGGGCTCGCCCGGGCGGCGACGGCACGGCTGGCCGAGCGCGGCCTGCCCGCCGAACCCGCCACGATCGACTACCTCGACCACCCGACGCGGTACGCCTGTCCGAACACGCGGCGGGCGCTGGCCGGGACCGGGATCGAGTGTCCCCCCTTCGAGTCCTACGTCGACGACCTCGTGGCGTTCGTCCGCGAGCACCCCGACGTCGGCGACGAGGCGATGGTCTGA